From Hartmannibacter diazotrophicus, a single genomic window includes:
- the ftsH gene encoding ATP-dependent zinc metalloprotease FtsH, with the protein MNAHFRNFALWVIIALLLIALFQLFQSPGQRQATNTISYSEFLNNVDQGNVRDVTIMERNVTGHLTNDRSFETYVPDGANYVEILRDKGVKITAKPAGEGFSLLGVLINWMPMIVILALWIFVMRQMQGGGGKAMGFGKSKAKLLTEAHGRVTFDDVAGIDEAKEDLQEIVEFLRDPQKFQRLGGRIPRGVLLVGPPGTGKTLTARAVAGEANVPFFTISGSDFVEMFVGVGASRVRDMFEQAKKNAPCIIFIDEIDAVGRHRGAGLGGGNDEREQTLNQLLVEMDGFEANEGIIIIAATNRPDVLDPALLRPGRFDRQIVVPNPDVAGREKILRVHVRKVPLAPDVDLKIIARGTPGFSGADLMNLVNEAALLAARRGRRLVTHLEFEDAKDKVMMGAERKSMAMSDEEKKLTAYHEAGHAIVGLTVPAGMPVHKATIIPRGRALGMVKFLPEGDRYSMRYIEYTSHLAVAMGGRIAEELVFGKENITSGAAGDIQQATKMARAMVTRFGYSDELGTVLYADDNEEVFLGMSMGKHQQMSEETAQKIDSEVRRLVDEAYSQARRILTERRDALEALAKALLEYETLTGKEIKDLIDKGTPPTRDSSEEAPVARGSAVPTTGTSRPRDEPGAGGLEPQPQG; encoded by the coding sequence ATGAACGCACATTTCCGGAACTTCGCGCTCTGGGTCATTATTGCTTTGCTCCTGATCGCTCTTTTCCAGCTTTTCCAGAGCCCCGGACAACGGCAGGCCACGAACACCATTTCCTATTCTGAGTTCCTGAACAACGTCGATCAGGGCAATGTTCGTGACGTCACGATCATGGAGCGGAACGTTACGGGCCACCTGACCAACGATCGCTCCTTCGAGACCTATGTCCCCGATGGCGCCAACTACGTCGAGATCCTGCGCGACAAGGGCGTGAAGATCACGGCGAAGCCGGCGGGCGAGGGCTTCTCGTTGCTCGGCGTCCTGATCAACTGGATGCCGATGATCGTCATCCTGGCGCTGTGGATTTTCGTGATGCGCCAGATGCAGGGCGGCGGCGGCAAGGCCATGGGCTTCGGAAAGTCCAAGGCCAAGCTCCTCACCGAGGCGCATGGCCGGGTCACCTTCGACGACGTCGCGGGCATTGATGAGGCCAAGGAAGATCTGCAGGAGATCGTGGAATTCCTGCGCGATCCGCAGAAGTTCCAGCGCCTCGGCGGCCGCATTCCGCGCGGCGTCCTGCTCGTCGGCCCGCCCGGCACCGGCAAGACGCTGACGGCGCGCGCCGTTGCCGGCGAAGCCAACGTGCCCTTCTTCACCATCTCCGGTTCGGACTTCGTTGAAATGTTCGTCGGTGTCGGCGCCTCCCGTGTGCGCGACATGTTCGAGCAGGCCAAGAAGAACGCCCCCTGCATCATCTTCATCGACGAGATCGACGCGGTCGGCCGCCATCGCGGCGCCGGCCTTGGCGGCGGCAACGACGAGCGCGAGCAGACCCTCAACCAGCTGCTCGTGGAGATGGACGGCTTCGAGGCCAACGAAGGCATCATCATCATCGCGGCGACCAACCGTCCCGACGTCCTCGATCCGGCCCTTCTGCGTCCGGGCCGTTTCGACCGCCAGATCGTCGTGCCGAACCCGGATGTCGCGGGCCGCGAGAAGATCCTGCGCGTTCACGTGCGCAAGGTGCCGCTGGCGCCCGATGTCGACCTCAAGATCATCGCGCGCGGCACGCCGGGCTTCTCGGGTGCCGACCTCATGAACCTCGTCAACGAGGCGGCTCTTCTGGCCGCCCGCCGCGGACGCCGTCTCGTCACGCACCTTGAGTTCGAGGATGCCAAGGACAAGGTGATGATGGGCGCCGAGCGCAAGTCGATGGCGATGAGCGACGAAGAAAAGAAGCTCACCGCCTATCACGAGGCAGGGCACGCGATCGTCGGCCTGACGGTGCCGGCCGGCATGCCGGTCCACAAGGCGACGATCATTCCGCGCGGCCGTGCGCTCGGCATGGTGAAGTTCCTGCCCGAGGGCGACCGCTATTCGATGCGCTACATCGAATACACCTCGCATCTCGCTGTCGCGATGGGCGGGCGTATCGCCGAGGAACTCGTCTTCGGCAAGGAGAACATCACCTCGGGTGCCGCCGGCGATATCCAGCAGGCGACCAAGATGGCCCGGGCGATGGTCACCCGCTTCGGCTATTCCGACGAACTCGGCACGGTGCTCTATGCCGACGACAATGAAGAGGTCTTCCTCGGCATGTCGATGGGCAAGCATCAGCAGATGTCGGAAGAGACCGCGCAGAAGATCGACAGCGAAGTGCGCCGTCTGGTGGACGAGGCCTATTCGCAGGCCCGCCGCATCCTGACCGAACGGCGCGATGCGCTGGAGGCTCTTGCGAAGGCGCTGCTCGAATACGAGACGCTGACCGGCAAGGAGATCAAGGATCTCATCGACAAGGGCACGCCTCCGACGCGCGATTCCTCCGAGGAAGCGCCAGTCGCGCGCGGCTCGGCCGTGCCGACCACCGGCACATCGCGTCCCCGGGACGAACCGGGCGCGGGCGGACTGGAGCCGCAGCCGCAGGGCTGA
- the tilS gene encoding tRNA lysidine(34) synthetase TilS, whose amino-acid sequence MSGEGGRNEAPPLDPAEADALLAPFFDAGPLAIAVSGGADSTALMILAADFAKRHPHYPQPLVLTVDHGLRAEAAGECAEVCAMATRFGLPSETLRWHPGVLHGDIQAKAREARYRLLAEAARSKGIAHVLLAHHLDDRAETFLMRLGRGSGLRGLAAMGPSRDVDGVTFLRPLLSVPRRRLEASLRAAGLSWIDDPSNSDGRFLRVRTRQLMPELASIGLTPERLAETAERLSRAASVIERLVGRLRSEAVCWHPGYVRLDGARLCEADEEIALRLLSDLIRDLRGTDYGPSFQPLEAWYGLLRAGEAPRAATLGGVMLAPRRDGLWLYPEAGRTGFEERAVDEDGIYLWDGRLRVVLKGLENRAFRLAALGGAGRRQLEESGIRLPGPAAARESIPGLFDADAGLVAAPGQPGRDHGIELRLAQTGEH is encoded by the coding sequence GTGAGCGGGGAAGGCGGCCGGAACGAGGCTCCGCCGCTCGATCCGGCGGAAGCGGACGCACTGCTGGCGCCCTTCTTCGATGCCGGACCGCTTGCCATCGCCGTCTCCGGCGGCGCCGATTCGACGGCGCTGATGATTCTTGCCGCCGACTTTGCCAAACGCCATCCCCACTATCCGCAGCCTCTCGTTCTGACCGTCGACCATGGCCTTCGCGCCGAAGCGGCGGGGGAGTGCGCCGAGGTCTGCGCAATGGCGACACGTTTCGGGCTGCCTTCGGAAACCCTGCGCTGGCATCCCGGCGTCCTCCACGGTGACATTCAGGCGAAGGCGCGCGAGGCGCGTTACCGGCTTTTGGCCGAGGCGGCCCGGAGCAAGGGCATCGCGCACGTGCTGCTCGCCCATCATCTCGACGACCGGGCTGAAACCTTCCTCATGCGGCTTGGGCGCGGCAGCGGGCTGCGCGGCCTTGCCGCCATGGGACCGAGCCGCGACGTCGACGGCGTGACTTTCCTGCGTCCTCTGCTCTCCGTTCCGAGGCGCCGGCTGGAAGCCAGCCTGCGGGCGGCCGGCCTGTCCTGGATCGACGATCCCTCCAACAGCGACGGGCGTTTCCTGCGGGTCCGGACGCGGCAGCTGATGCCCGAACTCGCCTCGATCGGCCTCACCCCGGAGCGTCTTGCCGAGACCGCCGAGCGGCTGTCGCGCGCGGCAAGCGTCATCGAGCGGCTGGTCGGGCGGCTCCGGTCGGAGGCCGTCTGCTGGCATCCGGGATATGTCCGTCTCGACGGGGCAAGGCTTTGCGAGGCGGACGAGGAAATCGCCTTGAGGCTTCTTTCCGATCTCATCCGCGACCTGAGGGGCACGGACTACGGCCCGTCCTTTCAGCCGCTTGAGGCGTGGTACGGCCTCTTGCGTGCGGGAGAGGCGCCGCGCGCCGCGACGCTCGGCGGGGTCATGCTGGCGCCGCGCCGCGACGGGCTCTGGCTCTATCCCGAGGCCGGGCGGACCGGGTTCGAGGAACGGGCCGTCGACGAGGACGGAATCTATCTCTGGGACGGCCGGCTGCGGGTCGTGCTGAAGGGGCTTGAGAACCGCGCTTTCCGGCTTGCCGCGCTCGGTGGGGCAGGGCGCCGCCAGCTCGAAGAGAGCGGCATCCGTCTGCCTGGGCCGGCTGCAGCGCGGGAGAGCATTCCGGGGCTTTTCGATGCCGATGCCGGGCTTGTTGCCGCGCCGGGCCAACCCGGGCGCGATCATGGCATCGAACTGCGGCTTGCGCAGACCGGCGAGCATTGA
- the ybgF gene encoding tol-pal system protein YbgF: MATASGAPRAQRCGLAAGLLAIGLGVAPAQAGWFSSDPTPPADLGSGQSVQRVQSSDQIAQQSIRIDRLESQMRQMNGQIEQLLHELRQQREMMQRQQEDIEFRFQEIEGGKATGKKSRAEQAVPQDSEPMDFGGTLRTPGGPEPMPSDSYPEPTPAENNGQQLGAPPSSLGTLPGVSAGVGAGGYGQFSGPLDLSALARGDSGTTTYGAGATDSGIGLPGGPSTPVAPTTGDASPQMASVMLPSDPREAYDQAYGYILAGNYEMAQMGFHQFITDHPDSTLLGNAHFWLGESYFARKMFREAANEFLDTYKTFPQSPKAPESLLKLGLSLSGLGEKDAACATYTEIGKKYPEASGTLLRRVSAEQKKSQC; encoded by the coding sequence ATGGCGACCGCTTCGGGCGCCCCCCGGGCACAGCGTTGCGGCCTTGCTGCGGGACTGCTCGCCATCGGGCTTGGAGTGGCTCCGGCGCAGGCCGGCTGGTTTTCTTCCGACCCGACGCCGCCCGCAGACCTCGGGTCCGGCCAGTCGGTCCAGAGGGTCCAGAGCAGCGACCAGATCGCCCAGCAGTCGATCCGTATCGACCGCCTCGAATCCCAGATGCGGCAGATGAACGGCCAGATCGAGCAGCTTCTGCACGAGTTGCGGCAGCAGCGCGAGATGATGCAGCGCCAGCAGGAGGATATCGAGTTCCGCTTCCAGGAGATCGAGGGCGGCAAGGCGACGGGCAAGAAGTCGAGAGCCGAGCAGGCCGTTCCGCAGGACAGCGAGCCGATGGACTTCGGCGGTACCTTGCGCACGCCCGGCGGGCCGGAACCGATGCCGTCCGACAGCTATCCCGAGCCGACACCCGCGGAAAACAATGGCCAGCAGCTTGGCGCCCCGCCGTCCAGCCTCGGCACGCTGCCGGGCGTCAGCGCCGGCGTTGGCGCCGGCGGGTATGGCCAGTTCTCCGGGCCGCTTGACCTTTCCGCGCTTGCACGCGGCGATTCCGGTACGACGACCTATGGAGCGGGCGCGACGGATAGCGGGATCGGTCTGCCCGGCGGTCCCTCGACGCCGGTGGCGCCGACGACCGGCGATGCCAGCCCGCAGATGGCCTCCGTCATGCTGCCCTCCGATCCGCGCGAGGCCTACGACCAGGCCTATGGCTACATCCTTGCGGGCAACTACGAGATGGCGCAGATGGGCTTTCACCAGTTCATCACGGACCACCCCGATAGCACGCTGCTCGGCAACGCCCATTTCTGGCTTGGCGAATCCTATTTCGCCCGCAAGATGTTCCGCGAGGCGGCGAACGAGTTCCTCGACACCTACAAGACCTTTCCGCAGAGCCCGAAGGCGCCTGAAAGCCTGCTGAAGCTCGGGCTTTCGCTCAGTGGTCTGGGGGAAAAGGACGCGGCCTGCGCGACCTATACCGAGATCGGCAAGAAGTATCCCGAGGCATCGGGTACGCTGCTGAGGCGGGTCAGCGCCGAGCAGAAGAAATCGCAGTGCTGA
- the pal gene encoding peptidoglycan-associated lipoprotein Pal yields MVSLFSLAALRRVIAVCGLVVLVAACAKSPSELDGQLAGGTGAGTAVPGSAQDFVVNVGDRVFFDTDSSEVNTEGRGVLDRQAQWLGRYPQYTVTLEGHADERGTREYNLALGARRAKAANDYLVSRGVNPSRLRTVSYGKERPVALCDDASCWAQNRRAVTVLNNATN; encoded by the coding sequence ATGGTCAGCTTGTTTTCCCTTGCGGCGCTGCGCCGCGTGATCGCCGTGTGCGGTCTTGTCGTCCTTGTCGCGGCCTGCGCCAAGAGCCCCAGCGAACTCGACGGCCAGCTTGCTGGCGGCACCGGTGCCGGAACAGCCGTTCCGGGCTCGGCCCAGGACTTCGTCGTCAACGTCGGCGACCGCGTCTTCTTCGACACCGACAGCTCGGAAGTGAACACGGAAGGTCGCGGCGTGCTCGACCGCCAGGCGCAGTGGCTCGGCCGCTACCCGCAGTACACCGTGACGCTGGAAGGCCATGCCGACGAGCGCGGCACGCGCGAGTACAACCTTGCCCTCGGCGCTCGCCGGGCCAAGGCCGCGAACGACTATCTCGTCAGCCGCGGGGTCAACCCGAGCCGGCTGCGCACCGTCTCCTACGGCAAGGAGCGTCCGGTGGCGCTTTGCGACGACGCTTCCTGCTGGGCTCAGAACCGGCGTGCGGTGACGGTGCTCAACAACGCCACCAACTGA
- the tolB gene encoding Tol-Pal system beta propeller repeat protein TolB, which translates to MTGILSLSSGILGKGTGSAVRRVMAAVVALIGLAAAGPARAEITIDINGGNFQPLPIAIPAFGGDAQLGAQIAEVVTSDLKRSGLFVPLDPASFIDKAVNPNVMPNFQNWRVINAQALVTGDTQRTGDGRIQTNFRLWDIYASQQLTGQQFVTPEANWRRVAHIIADAIYERLTGEKGYFDSRVVFVDETGPKNQRVKRLAIMDQDGANVRYLTQGKELVLTPRFSPSTQDITYMSFGGNENPRVYLLNLDTGSRQVVGNFNNMTFAPRFSPDGRRVVMSLEQGGNSNIYAMDLASRQVQRLTDSAAIDTGPSYSPDGSQIVFESDRGGSQQLYVMGAGGGGAQRISFGNGRYSTPVWSPRGDLIAFTRQSGGKFAIGIMKPDGSGERILTEGFHNEGPTWAPNGRVLMFFRDNGQGPQLWSVDLTGRNEQRIPTPNMASDPAWSPLLK; encoded by the coding sequence ATGACGGGAATTCTTTCCCTCAGCAGCGGTATCCTCGGCAAGGGGACAGGATCGGCGGTGCGCCGGGTCATGGCCGCTGTCGTGGCACTGATTGGCCTTGCGGCCGCGGGCCCGGCCCGGGCCGAGATCACCATCGACATCAACGGCGGCAACTTCCAGCCGTTGCCGATTGCCATTCCCGCGTTCGGCGGCGATGCGCAGCTCGGCGCGCAGATCGCCGAGGTCGTCACCTCCGACCTGAAGCGCTCCGGCCTCTTCGTGCCGCTCGATCCCGCCTCCTTCATCGACAAGGCGGTCAATCCGAACGTCATGCCGAATTTCCAGAACTGGCGCGTGATCAACGCCCAGGCGCTGGTGACCGGCGATACGCAGCGCACCGGCGACGGCCGTATCCAGACCAATTTCCGCCTCTGGGACATCTACGCCTCCCAGCAACTCACCGGCCAGCAGTTCGTGACACCGGAGGCCAACTGGCGCCGCGTTGCCCATATCATCGCCGACGCGATCTACGAGCGCCTCACCGGCGAGAAGGGCTATTTCGACAGCCGCGTGGTCTTCGTCGACGAGACGGGCCCGAAGAACCAGCGCGTCAAGCGGCTGGCGATCATGGACCAGGACGGCGCCAACGTGCGCTACCTGACCCAGGGCAAGGAACTGGTGCTGACGCCCCGCTTTTCGCCCTCCACCCAGGACATCACCTACATGTCCTTCGGCGGTAACGAGAACCCGCGCGTCTATCTGCTCAATCTCGACACCGGCAGCCGGCAGGTGGTCGGCAATTTCAACAACATGACCTTCGCGCCGCGCTTCTCGCCGGACGGGCGCCGGGTCGTGATGAGCCTCGAACAGGGCGGCAACTCCAATATCTACGCGATGGATCTTGCCAGCCGGCAGGTCCAGCGCCTGACCGACTCGGCGGCGATCGACACCGGCCCGTCCTATTCGCCGGACGGCTCGCAGATCGTGTTCGAATCCGACCGTGGCGGTTCGCAGCAGCTCTATGTCATGGGCGCGGGCGGCGGCGGCGCGCAGCGCATCTCCTTCGGCAATGGGCGCTATTCGACGCCGGTCTGGTCGCCGCGCGGCGACCTCATCGCCTTCACCCGACAGTCGGGCGGCAAGTTCGCCATCGGCATCATGAAGCCGGACGGATCGGGCGAGCGCATCCTGACGGAAGGCTTCCACAACGAGGGTCCGACCTGGGCGCCGAACGGCCGCGTGCTCATGTTCTTCCGCGACAACGGGCAGGGGCCGCAGCTCTGGTCGGTCGATCTGACCGGCCGCAACGAGCAGCGCATTCCGACGCCGAACATGGCCTCCGATCCGGCCTGGTCGCCGTTGCTGAAATGA
- a CDS encoding cell envelope biogenesis protein TolA: MRIGLSASVAVHAIILLWGLVSLPGAKPFEVAEVEAVPVDIITEVTNVSQGSKKAERKETQSQGVAKPPKPNPEAKKAGNAPKDLDAPPTPKPSTEASVREAAPPPSPTPAPKAPEPPAPPPEPAPPKPAEAKAEPKPPEPAKPVEKAPAPTTDVAELAPPEKKPQESKPEPKTEPKPEETAQDNAPPAPAVKPRVKPAPPKPIETASAEPQDTTPKKPAKPAKDTSKVGREDSTSNFDPEQIENLLNKVDPSGGGALASDQTASLGTATGRDVGQMTANELEALRARIFECWVPPVGANTDGIRVPIRMTLNPDGSLNGPPEALEIPGGPYGQVVAEAALRAIRRCAPYDFMPPEKFDQWSVVNINFTPPSAY; the protein is encoded by the coding sequence ATGCGGATAGGCCTTTCGGCTTCTGTAGCGGTACATGCGATCATTCTCCTCTGGGGGCTCGTCAGCCTTCCCGGAGCGAAGCCGTTCGAGGTCGCCGAAGTCGAGGCCGTGCCGGTCGACATCATCACCGAAGTGACCAACGTCTCGCAGGGCTCCAAGAAGGCCGAGCGCAAGGAGACGCAGAGCCAGGGCGTCGCCAAGCCGCCGAAGCCCAACCCGGAGGCCAAGAAGGCCGGCAACGCGCCGAAGGACCTCGACGCGCCGCCGACGCCGAAGCCGAGCACCGAGGCGTCCGTCCGCGAGGCCGCGCCGCCGCCCTCGCCAACCCCCGCACCGAAGGCGCCGGAACCGCCGGCCCCGCCGCCCGAGCCCGCGCCGCCGAAGCCAGCCGAGGCGAAGGCCGAGCCGAAGCCGCCGGAACCCGCCAAGCCAGTCGAAAAGGCCCCGGCTCCGACGACGGACGTCGCGGAACTGGCGCCGCCGGAGAAGAAGCCGCAGGAGTCAAAACCGGAGCCGAAGACGGAGCCGAAGCCGGAGGAGACCGCGCAGGACAACGCGCCGCCGGCCCCGGCGGTGAAGCCGCGCGTCAAGCCCGCGCCGCCGAAGCCGATCGAGACCGCGTCCGCCGAACCGCAGGACACGACGCCGAAAAAGCCGGCCAAGCCCGCCAAGGACACGTCCAAGGTCGGCCGGGAGGACTCGACCAGCAACTTCGATCCGGAGCAGATCGAGAACCTCCTCAACAAGGTCGATCCCTCGGGCGGCGGGGCGCTGGCCTCCGACCAGACGGCGTCGCTCGGCACGGCGACGGGCCGCGATGTCGGCCAGATGACGGCCAACGAGCTCGAGGCGCTCAGGGCGCGCATCTTCGAATGCTGGGTGCCGCCGGTCGGCGCCAACACCGACGGCATCCGGGTTCCGATCCGCATGACCCTCAATCCGGACGGCTCGCTGAACGGGCCGCCGGAGGCGCTCGAGATTCCGGGCGGTCCCTATGGCCAGGTCGTGGCGGAGGCAGCGCTCCGGGCGATCCGCCGCTGCGCGCCCTACGACTTCATGCCGCCCGAGAAGTTCGACCAGTGGAGCGTGGTCAACATCAATTTCACGCCGCCTTCGGCCTATTGA
- the tolR gene encoding protein TolR encodes MGMSVGSAGGGGGRRRGRRRGRHGAVMSEINVTPFVDVMLVLLIVFMVAAPLLTVGVPIDLPETAAKPMEGQTDPINISVDKEGKIFLQDTEVSADEVVPKLQAIAKNGVEDRIYVRGDRDADYGTVMRVMARISAAGFKKIGLVSTEEQGS; translated from the coding sequence ATGGGCATGAGTGTCGGGTCAGCAGGGGGCGGCGGCGGACGCCGGCGCGGCCGCAGGCGAGGTCGCCACGGCGCGGTGATGAGCGAGATCAACGTCACGCCCTTCGTGGACGTGATGCTTGTGCTTCTCATCGTCTTCATGGTCGCGGCGCCGTTGCTCACGGTCGGCGTGCCGATCGATCTGCCCGAGACGGCGGCCAAGCCCATGGAGGGCCAGACCGATCCGATCAACATCTCGGTCGACAAGGAAGGCAAGATCTTCCTGCAGGACACCGAGGTGAGTGCCGACGAGGTGGTGCCGAAGCTGCAGGCGATCGCCAAGAACGGCGTCGAGGACCGCATCTACGTGCGCGGCGACCGCGATGCCGACTACGGCACCGTGATGCGGGTGATGGCGCGGATCTCGGCCGCGGGCTTCAAGAAGATCGGTCTGGTCAGCACCGAGGAACAGGGCAGCTGA